From the genome of Deltaproteobacteria bacterium, one region includes:
- the neuB gene encoding N-acetylneuraminate synthase produces MKKTFIIAEAGVNHNGSLDLAKKMIDSAADCGVDAVKFQTFKAEKVVSKFTPKAEYQKEKTKTDESHLEMIKKLELNAAAHQRLITHCNKKKIQFLSSPFDLGSIDLLNELGLNIFKIPSGEITNLPYLRKIGSLKKEIILSTGMADLYEIEDALNVLTNTGAKLKDITILHCNTEYPTPIEDVNLKAMLTIKSTFPGVNIGYSDHTLGIEIPIAAVSMGATVIEKHFTLDKNMEGPDHKASLDPSELKAMVCAIRNIERAMGNGIKKPSPSELKNKLISRKSIVACRDIHKGELFTEENLTVKRPGTGINPMRWDEIIGQKAKRDYQQDELI; encoded by the coding sequence ATGAAAAAAACCTTCATAATTGCCGAAGCAGGGGTGAATCATAACGGCAGCCTCGATCTGGCCAAAAAGATGATCGATTCAGCTGCTGATTGCGGTGTGGATGCGGTCAAATTTCAAACCTTCAAGGCTGAAAAGGTTGTAAGTAAATTTACACCAAAGGCGGAATACCAGAAGGAAAAAACTAAGACTGATGAATCCCATCTTGAGATGATCAAAAAACTGGAACTGAATGCAGCGGCTCACCAAAGGCTCATCACGCACTGCAATAAGAAGAAGATTCAGTTTTTATCCAGCCCCTTTGATCTTGGAAGCATAGACCTATTAAATGAACTTGGTCTCAATATTTTCAAGATACCCTCCGGCGAGATTACAAATCTGCCGTATCTTCGTAAGATCGGATCATTAAAAAAAGAAATTATTCTTTCTACCGGCATGGCTGACTTGTATGAGATAGAAGATGCCCTTAATGTCCTTACTAATACCGGTGCAAAATTGAAAGATATTACTATCCTTCACTGTAACACTGAATATCCCACACCCATTGAAGACGTTAATCTTAAAGCCATGCTAACGATCAAGTCCACATTCCCCGGTGTTAATATTGGTTATTCGGATCATACACTTGGAATAGAAATTCCCATTGCCGCTGTGTCAATGGGAGCAACGGTCATTGAAAAACATTTTACTCTTGATAAAAACATGGAAGGCCCTGATCACAAAGCATCACTTGACCCCAGTGAATTAAAGGCCATGGTTTGTGCAATTCGCAATATAGAAAGAGCGATGGGAAACGGAATTAAGAAACCATCACCTTCAGAACTGAAAAATAAACTCATTTCCCGTAAAAGTATTGTGGCATGCCGCGATATCCACAAGGGTGAATTGTTCACCGAAGAAAATCTCACCGTAAAGCGACCGGGCACAGGGATTAATCCCATGCGGTGGGATGAGATTATCGGCCAAAAGGCAAAGAGAGATTATCAACAGGATGAGTTAATATGA
- a CDS encoding SDR family oxidoreductase, with product MDLSNKTILVTGADGFIGSHLTEMLIKKSARIKALSYYNSFNYWGWLEDLDCLNDIEVLTGDVRDPHYCKRIVKDVDIVFHLAALIAIPYSYVAPDSYVDTNIKGTLNICQAALENGCSRVIHCSTSEVYGTAQYVPIDEKHPLQPQSPYSASKIGADAIAQSFFNAFDLPLTIARPFNAYGPRQSARAVIPTIITQIATGTEQIKLGDFTPTRDLSYVEDTCRGFIALAECEKTIGETVNIGSNFEISIGDLVDNIKEIMNSDAPVITDDIRLRPENSEVFRLWCDNTKIRELTGFEPKYSIKEGLRKTIAWFTNPENLRKYKTDIYNI from the coding sequence GTGGATTTATCAAATAAAACAATTCTTGTAACTGGAGCTGATGGTTTTATAGGTTCTCATCTGACAGAAATGTTAATTAAAAAGTCAGCCAGGATTAAGGCCTTAAGCTATTACAATTCATTCAATTATTGGGGATGGCTGGAGGATTTAGATTGCTTGAACGATATCGAAGTGCTGACTGGAGATGTGCGGGACCCCCACTATTGCAAGCGTATCGTCAAGGATGTAGATATAGTTTTTCATCTAGCAGCTCTTATCGCTATACCCTATTCTTATGTTGCTCCGGACAGTTATGTGGATACCAATATCAAGGGGACATTGAATATCTGCCAGGCCGCACTTGAAAACGGGTGCAGTCGTGTGATTCATTGTTCCACATCTGAAGTCTACGGCACGGCTCAATATGTTCCCATTGATGAAAAACATCCATTACAGCCCCAATCACCATACAGTGCCTCAAAAATAGGCGCCGATGCAATCGCACAAAGTTTTTTCAATGCTTTTGATCTGCCCTTGACAATAGCACGTCCCTTTAACGCATATGGCCCACGTCAGTCAGCTCGGGCTGTTATTCCCACGATAATTACGCAAATTGCAACCGGTACGGAACAAATAAAACTTGGTGATTTTACGCCAACAAGAGACCTCAGCTACGTTGAGGATACGTGCCGTGGATTTATCGCCCTTGCCGAATGCGAAAAAACAATCGGTGAGACGGTCAATATAGGCTCCAACTTCGAGATTTCGATTGGAGACTTGGTTGATAACATAAAAGAAATCATGAATTCAGACGCACCCGTAATTACGGATGATATACGACTTCGTCCCGAAAATTCCGAAGTCTTTCGCTTGTGGTGCGATAATACAAAGATAAGAGAACTTACAGGTTTTGAACCAAAGTATTCAATAAAGGAAGGCTTGCGCAAAACAATAGCCTGGTTTACAAACCCTGAGAATCTGAGAAAATATAAAACAGATATTTATAATATCTAG
- a CDS encoding Gfo/Idh/MocA family oxidoreductase — MNKKICVVGAGRWGRNHINTLNTLGYLGGIVEADSDVRRQFQERFPAVKTFANIREAMQEDFDGFTVATPAETHYEIADYIIEHKKHVLVEKPLTLTANDARRLKKHAEEKGVNLMVGHLLLFHPAIRKMKELIDGGKIGKFEYIYSNRLNLGTVRTEENILWSFAPHDISIFQYLIGRFPLEILSRGGTFIQPSIHDSSMTVLTYPDNIVGHIFVSWLHPFKEHRIVVIGSKGMLSYEDSSEKKEILFYEKGIDWIQGEPIMRDGPTEVIEHEKGMPLTAELQYFADHLNGDPVLLADAHNALEVLEILEMATESLLKGTEVSVKEKKPYPEGAFFIHPTAEVDDQVSIGVGTKIWHFSHILSRTRIGENCNVGQNVVAGPAVTIGNNCKIQNNVSVYKGVTLEDGVFCGPSMVFTNVFNPRAEIRKMDQVRPTLVRKGATIGANATIVCGATIGRYAFIGAGAVVLEDVPDHALVVGNPAKRKGWMCECGERLDDNLKCIECGKKYKKSGKGLKLKNT, encoded by the coding sequence ATGAACAAAAAGATCTGTGTTGTCGGTGCCGGGCGGTGGGGCAGGAATCACATCAATACCCTCAATACCCTGGGATACCTGGGAGGGATCGTTGAGGCCGATTCCGATGTTCGTCGGCAGTTCCAGGAGCGCTTTCCCGCCGTAAAGACCTTCGCCAATATCCGGGAGGCCATGCAGGAGGATTTCGACGGGTTCACCGTGGCCACGCCGGCGGAGACCCATTACGAGATCGCCGACTATATCATCGAGCACAAAAAACACGTCCTGGTGGAAAAACCCCTGACGCTCACCGCCAATGACGCCCGCAGGCTCAAGAAACATGCCGAGGAAAAGGGCGTCAATCTCATGGTGGGCCACCTGCTGCTCTTCCATCCCGCCATCAGGAAGATGAAAGAGCTCATCGACGGCGGCAAGATCGGAAAATTCGAATATATCTACAGCAACCGCCTCAATCTGGGCACGGTCCGCACCGAAGAGAACATCCTCTGGAGCTTTGCGCCCCACGATATATCCATTTTCCAGTACCTCATCGGCAGATTTCCCCTGGAGATCCTCTCTCGGGGAGGGACCTTCATCCAGCCGAGCATACACGATTCCTCCATGACGGTTTTGACCTATCCGGACAACATCGTGGGACACATCTTTGTCAGCTGGCTTCATCCCTTCAAGGAGCACCGGATCGTGGTGATCGGCTCAAAGGGGATGCTTTCCTATGAAGATTCCTCCGAGAAGAAGGAGATCCTCTTTTATGAAAAGGGCATCGACTGGATACAGGGCGAGCCCATCATGCGGGACGGCCCCACGGAAGTGATCGAGCATGAAAAAGGAATGCCGCTGACGGCGGAGCTTCAGTATTTTGCCGATCACCTGAATGGAGACCCCGTCCTGCTCGCCGATGCCCACAATGCCCTGGAAGTGCTTGAGATCCTCGAAATGGCCACGGAAAGCCTCCTGAAGGGGACCGAGGTCAGCGTCAAAGAAAAAAAACCATATCCCGAAGGCGCGTTCTTTATTCATCCAACCGCAGAGGTCGATGACCAGGTATCCATCGGCGTCGGAACAAAAATATGGCATTTTTCCCACATCCTTTCCCGTACCCGGATCGGGGAGAACTGCAATGTCGGGCAGAACGTCGTCGCCGGTCCCGCGGTAACGATAGGCAACAACTGCAAGATACAGAACAATGTCAGCGTGTACAAGGGCGTGACCCTGGAGGACGGTGTTTTCTGCGGACCCTCCATGGTCTTCACGAACGTCTTCAATCCCCGGGCGGAGATCCGTAAAATGGACCAGGTCCGTCCCACCCTGGTCAGGAAAGGGGCAACCATCGGTGCCAATGCCACCATCGTCTGCGGGGCGACCATCGGCCGATACGCGTTCATCGGCGCCGGTGCCGTGGTCCTGGAAGATGTGCCCGATCACGCCCTGGTGGTCGGCAATCCGGCAAAACGCAAAGGCTGGATGTGTGAATGCGGTGAACGGCTCGACGATAACCTGAAATGCATCGAATGCGGGAAGAAGTATAAGAAGAGCGGGAAAGGGTTGAAGCTGAAAAACACATAA
- a CDS encoding four helix bundle protein codes for MALHWKELRVWEKAHELVLEIYKTTSCFPASETYNLTGQLRRAASSVPANIVEGQSRNTTREYLKFLYNARGSLEEVRYFLLLARDLLFLDDIHYTKLENNYESASRMLNGLIRSLREPAAGHANP; via the coding sequence GTGGCTTTGCATTGGAAAGAATTGAGAGTATGGGAAAAGGCCCACGAACTGGTACTTGAGATTTACAAAACAACTTCTTGTTTTCCGGCCTCTGAGACATACAATCTTACCGGTCAACTTAGAAGAGCAGCCAGTTCCGTGCCGGCGAATATCGTTGAAGGGCAGAGTCGAAACACCACGAGAGAATACCTGAAATTCTTGTATAATGCTCGCGGGTCTCTTGAAGAAGTGAGGTATTTTTTATTACTTGCAAGAGACCTTCTTTTCCTGGACGATATTCATTACACAAAACTCGAGAACAACTATGAATCAGCAAGCAGAATGTTGAACGGTCTTATTCGTTCATTAAGGGAACCGGCTGCCGGACATGCTAATCCGTAA
- a CDS encoding acetyltransferase, with product MKNEIILMGGGGHCKSCIDVIEQEKMFQIAGIVDLPENLHQKILGYEIIATDNDLPRLVKEYKYFLITLGQIKSPDKRRRLFQILKELGAIFPVIISPFAYVSKYAEIREGTIIMHQAMINVGARIGNNCIINNKVLIEHDAIIGDHCHIATGAVINGGVKIGSGTFFGSNAVCREYIEIGENSTIGLGIKITRNISTGTSIKTNR from the coding sequence ATGAAGAATGAAATTATTCTCATGGGTGGTGGCGGTCATTGCAAATCCTGCATCGATGTAATTGAACAGGAGAAAATGTTTCAGATAGCGGGCATTGTAGATCTGCCGGAAAATCTTCACCAAAAAATCCTTGGCTATGAAATCATTGCGACAGATAATGACCTGCCACGATTGGTAAAGGAATATAAATACTTTCTGATCACTCTTGGCCAGATCAAAAGCCCGGACAAACGTAGAAGACTTTTTCAAATCCTGAAAGAATTAGGGGCGATATTTCCTGTAATTATTTCACCTTTTGCCTATGTGTCAAAATACGCAGAAATCAGAGAAGGAACAATAATAATGCACCAAGCCATGATAAATGTAGGGGCACGGATCGGAAACAATTGTATTATAAACAATAAAGTTTTGATTGAGCATGATGCAATTATTGGTGACCATTGCCATATCGCAACTGGCGCCGTTATCAACGGGGGTGTTAAAATTGGTTCAGGAACTTTCTTCGGCAGCAATGCCGTTTGTAGAGAATATATTGAGATTGGGGAAAATTCCACAATCGGCTTGGGGATAAAAATTACCAGGAATATTTCTACTGGCACAAGTATTAAAACAAACAGATGA
- a CDS encoding acylneuraminate cytidylyltransferase family protein, producing MINGKSVLAIIPARGGSKGLPGKNIKELCGKPLIAWSIEQAQSCKDIDEIVVSTDDEEIAEVAKKYGAGVPFIRPAELANDTAKSIDVIFHTIEWLKKHKGYQTGYILLLQPTSPLRAEEDIENAILILKDKNARAVVSVCETDHHPWWSNILPEDGNMESFIRPEMMNKRRQELPVFYKLNGAIYLADTDYLYKYNGFFGPDTFAHKMPQSRSVDIDSDLDFSLAALLLREKMNDS from the coding sequence ATGATAAACGGGAAATCGGTTTTAGCGATAATTCCTGCGCGAGGTGGATCAAAGGGACTGCCGGGGAAGAACATAAAAGAACTGTGCGGTAAGCCTTTGATTGCGTGGAGTATTGAACAGGCTCAATCTTGTAAGGATATTGATGAAATAGTCGTGTCAACAGATGACGAAGAAATTGCTGAAGTCGCAAAAAAGTATGGCGCAGGAGTACCCTTTATACGTCCTGCAGAATTGGCAAATGACACAGCAAAAAGCATAGACGTTATTTTCCACACCATAGAATGGCTCAAAAAACACAAAGGTTACCAAACTGGATATATTCTGCTGTTACAACCAACATCACCACTGCGTGCGGAAGAAGACATAGAAAATGCCATCCTGATCTTAAAAGACAAGAATGCTCGGGCAGTTGTCTCTGTGTGTGAAACGGATCATCACCCATGGTGGTCCAACATATTGCCCGAAGATGGCAACATGGAATCTTTTATAAGACCGGAGATGATGAATAAACGCAGGCAGGAACTGCCCGTTTTTTATAAACTGAATGGTGCCATATATCTTGCTGATACGGATTACCTGTATAAATACAATGGATTTTTCGGGCCGGATACCTTTGCTCATAAAATGCCCCAAAGCCGTTCAGTTGATATTGATTCGGACTTGGATTTCAGTTTGGCGGCATTGTTATTAAGGGAAAAAATGAATGATAGTTGA
- a CDS encoding NTP transferase domain-containing protein gives MKDITIHPEATIKNAMELLDKTAQKVLLVVDKDNSLLGTLTDGDIRRHILKGNDLAGTIQGAYKADPICSFQDNFDLEKIKTILTKNQIDLVPILDQNRKIVDYITWSKAFGNSSRSTATQLDAPVVIMAGGKGTRLEPFTRVLPKPLIPVGNKPVIDHIIDRFRVYGISQFYLTIYHMARIIRAYFEEKRPDYSVDIAEEDEPRGTAGSLKLLLDKLHKPFFVSNCDVVIEADYADLYHFHLQNSNDITLVASTKQFNIPYGICELNGGGSLERIEEKPEYSFLVNTGMYVLNPSVLELIPDKQLFHITHLIDRIKENGGQIGVYPVSEKAWIDVGQWAEYRKALKVIEEI, from the coding sequence ATGAAAGACATAACAATTCATCCCGAAGCTACGATTAAGAATGCAATGGAATTACTTGACAAGACAGCACAAAAAGTGCTTCTGGTCGTTGATAAAGATAACTCGCTGCTTGGTACGTTAACTGATGGTGATATCAGGCGGCATATTCTGAAGGGTAATGATCTTGCTGGAACAATTCAAGGTGCATACAAAGCAGATCCAATCTGCTCATTTCAGGATAATTTTGATCTGGAAAAAATCAAAACGATTCTTACGAAAAATCAAATAGACCTGGTTCCCATTCTTGATCAGAACCGAAAAATAGTAGATTACATTACATGGTCAAAGGCTTTCGGAAATAGCAGTCGATCAACTGCAACGCAGCTTGATGCTCCAGTTGTAATAATGGCAGGAGGTAAGGGAACGCGTCTTGAGCCATTTACGAGAGTTTTGCCCAAACCCCTTATCCCGGTCGGGAACAAACCGGTAATTGATCATATCATCGACAGATTCAGGGTTTATGGAATAAGTCAATTTTATTTAACGATTTATCACATGGCCAGGATCATCCGAGCCTATTTTGAAGAAAAAAGGCCGGATTATTCCGTGGATATCGCCGAAGAAGATGAACCCAGAGGCACGGCGGGGAGTCTCAAACTCCTTTTAGATAAATTACATAAGCCTTTTTTTGTATCGAACTGTGACGTGGTTATAGAGGCCGATTATGCTGATCTTTACCACTTTCATCTGCAAAACAGTAATGATATTACTCTTGTAGCCTCAACAAAACAGTTTAATATACCTTACGGTATATGTGAACTGAATGGTGGGGGCAGTCTGGAACGAATAGAGGAAAAGCCCGAGTACAGTTTTTTGGTAAATACAGGGATGTATGTATTGAATCCCTCTGTCCTTGAATTGATCCCCGACAAACAACTGTTTCATATTACTCACCTGATTGACAGGATAAAGGAAAATGGTGGGCAAATTGGTGTGTATCCAGTAAGTGAAAAGGCATGGATAGACGTCGGCCAATGGGCAGAATACCGCAAGGCGTTGAAAGTGATTGAGGAAATTTGA
- a CDS encoding LegC family aminotransferase has protein sequence MTKEISSKSFSRMIDFIKSLYPDENPVPLHAPRFVGNEKKYVLDAIDSTFVSSVGKYVDRFEEMICEITGAKYSIATVNGTCALHLVLKLTGVQPGDEVITQPLTFVATANAIAHCEANPIFLDVERETLGLDPIALRRFLQVHTSIKENACYNKTTGNRIAACVPMHTFGHPCRISEIADTCKLYNISLIEDAAESLGSTYKQKHTGTFGLFGIYSFNGNKTVTCGGGGAIVTNNEDLAKKAKHITTTAKVPHPYEYVHDMIGYNYRLPNLNAAVACAQLEQLNTFIEKKRELARLYKEFFRSLRILFIEEPANTRSNYWLSAVIMPDRKTRDEFLEATNGAGVMTRPIWRLLNKLNMYKSCQTDALKNAKWLENRVVNIPSSVRL, from the coding sequence ATGACAAAAGAAATATCATCAAAGTCATTTTCAAGAATGATCGATTTCATCAAGTCACTTTATCCGGATGAAAACCCAGTGCCGTTGCACGCGCCACGGTTTGTCGGAAATGAAAAGAAATATGTCTTAGATGCTATAGATTCAACCTTTGTTTCATCTGTTGGCAAATACGTTGATCGTTTTGAAGAAATGATATGTGAGATTACAGGTGCAAAATATTCAATAGCAACTGTCAATGGAACATGTGCATTGCATCTTGTTTTAAAGCTTACCGGTGTTCAGCCAGGCGATGAGGTAATTACCCAGCCTTTGACCTTTGTGGCAACCGCCAATGCTATTGCACACTGCGAAGCGAATCCAATATTCCTTGATGTTGAGCGAGAAACATTGGGGCTTGATCCAATTGCTTTAAGAAGATTTCTACAAGTCCATACGAGTATTAAGGAGAATGCCTGTTACAATAAAACTACCGGCAATCGAATTGCAGCATGTGTTCCCATGCACACCTTTGGCCATCCATGCCGTATCAGTGAAATTGCGGACACTTGTAAGCTTTATAATATTTCACTTATCGAAGATGCTGCTGAATCACTTGGAAGTACATACAAGCAAAAACACACGGGTACCTTCGGGTTGTTTGGAATTTACAGCTTTAACGGGAATAAAACTGTGACCTGTGGCGGTGGTGGGGCCATTGTGACTAATAATGAAGATCTTGCGAAAAAAGCAAAACACATAACCACAACTGCCAAAGTGCCCCACCCATATGAATATGTCCATGACATGATTGGGTATAACTATCGACTTCCAAATCTCAACGCGGCCGTTGCATGTGCCCAATTGGAACAACTCAATACTTTTATAGAAAAAAAAAGGGAACTGGCAAGGCTATACAAGGAATTTTTTAGGTCTTTGAGGATACTTTTTATTGAAGAACCGGCAAACACCCGATCAAATTACTGGCTGAGTGCCGTCATTATGCCAGACCGGAAAACACGTGATGAGTTTTTGGAAGCGACAAACGGGGCGGGAGTTATGACTCGTCCCATCTGGAGACTATTAAACAAACTGAACATGTACAAGAGTTGCCAGACCGATGCGCTGAAAAACGCGAAATGGCTGGAAAACAGAGTGGTAAATATCCCGAGCAGTGTGAGATTATGA
- a CDS encoding UDP-N-acetyl glucosamine 2-epimerase: MNRPLIIVTIVGARPQFIKAAPVGRAIRQAGHREILVHTGQHYDDEMSRVFFQEMGIPEPDHNLGIGSGSHGYQTGEMLKGIEDVLIQERPDCVLVFGDTNSTVAGALAAVKLHIPIAHVEAGLRSYNREMPEEHNRVLTDHCADILFCPTETAVRNLQKEGFTGIVNNGKCIDLQSDPVLSHHALPLVVNVGDTMYDAVLQFGEIARRTSTVLDALKLESGRYFLATLHRPYNVDIPEHLENILAAFIELEETVLFPVHPRTRKQIAALNMAFLEHLKKSTVKLVNPVGYLDMLVLEQNARAVLTDSGGMQKEAYFFGVPCITLRPETEWVETVDSGWNTVVGTDKALIIEKAASVKPSALRRVSYGDGRAAEKIVHTIATNMSNFFKKVVL; encoded by the coding sequence ATGAATCGACCATTAATCATAGTCACTATCGTCGGCGCCCGGCCCCAGTTCATCAAGGCCGCTCCCGTGGGCAGGGCCATCAGGCAGGCCGGCCACCGGGAGATCCTCGTACACACCGGCCAGCATTACGATGATGAAATGTCACGGGTGTTCTTCCAGGAAATGGGGATCCCCGAACCTGACCATAACCTTGGTATCGGTTCCGGCTCACACGGGTATCAGACGGGGGAGATGCTCAAGGGGATCGAGGATGTCCTCATACAGGAAAGGCCCGATTGCGTCCTCGTCTTCGGTGACACGAACTCGACCGTCGCCGGGGCCCTCGCCGCGGTGAAGCTCCATATCCCCATCGCCCATGTCGAGGCGGGCCTTCGTTCATACAACCGCGAGATGCCCGAGGAGCACAATCGAGTCCTGACGGACCACTGTGCCGACATCCTTTTCTGCCCCACGGAAACGGCGGTGAGGAACCTTCAAAAGGAAGGATTCACCGGAATCGTCAATAACGGGAAATGTATTGATCTGCAAAGTGATCCCGTCCTTTCCCATCATGCCCTCCCCCTTGTGGTGAACGTGGGCGATACCATGTACGATGCCGTTCTCCAGTTCGGGGAGATTGCGCGCAGGACGTCGACGGTCCTGGATGCCCTCAAACTGGAAAGTGGCCGCTATTTCCTCGCGACACTCCACCGGCCGTACAATGTTGATATCCCGGAACACCTGGAGAATATCCTGGCGGCCTTCATTGAACTTGAAGAGACTGTCCTGTTCCCGGTCCATCCCCGGACCCGCAAGCAGATCGCTGCCTTGAACATGGCCTTTCTGGAGCATCTGAAAAAGAGCACGGTGAAGCTTGTGAATCCTGTGGGATATCTCGACATGCTCGTCCTCGAGCAGAACGCCCGCGCCGTCCTCACCGACTCCGGCGGCATGCAGAAAGAGGCCTATTTCTTTGGTGTCCCCTGCATTACCCTGCGGCCGGAAACGGAATGGGTTGAGACGGTGGATTCGGGATGGAACACGGTGGTTGGGACGGATAAAGCACTCATCATTGAAAAGGCCGCTTCAGTGAAACCGTCTGCGTTGCGCCGGGTATCCTATGGAGACGGAAGGGCTGCCGAAAAGATTGTTCACACCATTGCGACGAATATGTCAAATTTTTTTAAAAAGGTTGTATTATGA
- the neuC gene encoding UDP-N-acetylglucosamine 2-epimerase (hydrolyzing): MSRKICVVTGTRAEYGLLYWLMKEIQEDADLELQLIATGMHLSSEFGLTFRQIEKDGFEINKKIEMLLSSDTPAGISKSMGLGMIGFSDAYENLNPDIVVLLGDRFEIFSAAAAAMINRIPIAHLHGGEATEGAFDEAIRHSITKMSHIHFTATEEYRRRVIQLGESPGRVFNVGGLGIDNINKLKLMSREEFENSINFNLGSKNLMITFHPVTLEHATARKQFKNILDVLSELRDTHFIFTKPNADTEGRVLIEMIDDYVSKNSHNATAFVNLGQLRYLSAMQFVDGVLGNSSSGFTEAPSLKIGTINIGDRQRGRIRADSIIDCNPTKEAILAAITRLYSKEFQSKLKNVKNPYGEGGASKKIKGIIKETNLTDILKKEFYDVKFEK; the protein is encoded by the coding sequence ATGAGCCGAAAGATATGCGTTGTCACCGGGACCCGCGCCGAATACGGTCTTCTTTACTGGTTGATGAAAGAGATTCAGGAAGACGCTGATCTTGAACTCCAGCTCATTGCCACCGGGATGCATCTTTCTTCTGAATTCGGCTTAACTTTCCGTCAGATAGAGAAAGACGGCTTTGAGATTAATAAAAAGATTGAGATGCTCCTTTCTTCCGATACCCCGGCAGGTATTTCAAAATCAATGGGACTCGGTATGATCGGTTTTTCAGACGCGTACGAAAACCTAAACCCGGATATTGTTGTCCTTTTGGGGGATCGATTTGAGATCTTCTCCGCTGCCGCCGCTGCAATGATTAATCGCATACCGATTGCACACTTACATGGAGGTGAGGCGACGGAAGGAGCGTTTGATGAAGCGATAAGGCATTCAATTACCAAGATGTCGCATATTCACTTTACCGCGACGGAAGAATACAGAAGACGGGTCATTCAACTTGGGGAGTCACCCGGAAGAGTTTTTAATGTAGGTGGTCTCGGTATCGACAATATTAATAAACTCAAGCTTATGAGTCGGGAGGAATTTGAAAATTCAATAAATTTTAATCTTGGTTCAAAAAATCTTATGATAACATTTCATCCTGTGACCCTGGAACATGCCACGGCGAGAAAGCAATTCAAGAATATTCTTGATGTCCTTAGTGAACTCAGAGATACCCACTTTATTTTTACAAAACCGAATGCCGATACCGAAGGCCGTGTTCTGATTGAAATGATTGATGATTATGTTTCCAAAAACAGCCATAATGCCACTGCATTTGTCAACCTCGGACAACTCAGATATTTGTCAGCAATGCAATTTGTAGACGGAGTTCTGGGCAATTCATCAAGTGGGTTTACGGAGGCGCCGTCACTCAAGATCGGTACGATCAACATAGGAGATCGCCAGCGTGGCAGAATAAGGGCCGATAGTATTATTGATTGTAACCCCACAAAAGAAGCAATTCTGGCCGCAATTACAAGGCTTTATTCAAAAGAATTCCAATCCAAACTTAAAAACGTAAAAAACCCTTATGGCGAGGGTGGTGCCTCTAAAAAAATCAAGGGAATCATTAAAGAAACTAATCTTACAGATATTTTGAAAAAAGAGTTTTATGATGTAAAATTCGAAAAATGA